The genomic stretch TGTTGGCGGCGTTGTGACGATCCAAGGCGGGGCTGGTGGGGCCACTAGTGGTGCGGGTGGTGGCGTCCAAATCTTTGCTGGCTCGGCTACCTCCGGTCCAGGCAATGGCGGTAACATCGATATCACTGCCGGGACCGGTGCTGGTGCTGCAGCCGGTGGGACGATAACTTTAACCGGCGGTACCATCAGCAGCTTTAGTGGGGGCAAGATAACAATAAGTGGCGGTAATAACGGTGCAGGGTTTCTGACCCTACAGGGCGGCAATAGTACGGGCGCTGGGCTGCCCAACGGGGGTAACGTCTTAATTCAGGGCGGTACGAACGATGCTGGTCTCGGCACACCGGGTCGTGTCATCGTGCGCCCGCAAGCTAGCAATGATGCCGTATCGATCTTCGTGGTCGAAAACACCAACCAAGCTAACTTAATCAATGTTGATAGTTCAACCACGGCTAACCTGATCTTAAACCCCGATTTTGAGAATACTACCACCGGTTGGGCGCTCAAGGGTAGCGCAACCATTGCCAGGGATACTTCGAATCGGGTTCAGGGCAATTCCTCTTTAGCCATAACTACGACCGCCGCAGCTAATGACGGTGCCAAATACACTGGTTTTCAGTTGGCAGGTTCAACCACCTATACTTTCCACTTCTTTGCCAAACTCTCGACCGGCAGCATGACGACCTTTAAGGCTGGACGCTCTGATAATGGCTCGACGGATACAGATTGTTTAACCGCCCAAACCGTGACAACAACCTGGACGCGCTTTGAGTGCACCTTTACTACCGGTACCGTTTCCGGCACCCGCTATGTTTACGTCAAACAATCCGATGCTGTGGCCAGGACCATTTACATCGATGCCGTTCAGCTGGAGCAATCATCATCAGCTACGTCCTTTAGCCCCGGCGGCGCCTTGCAATTGCTTGGCCTGATCGATTCGCCGGTGCGCATCAAACCGTTGGAAGACAGCTCGCGGGTCTTCAACATCCAAAACTCGGCTGGAGCTAACATCTTTAACGTTGATACCACCAGCTCTATCGTCACTCTGGGCCAAAGTGCCAACAGCAATGCCGTCCAAGTGGGATCGAATAACTCCGGGAGCCTGCTTGTGACACCCAGCGCTAACGCTTCGGCCGGTGTGTCTATTACTGGGACCAGAGGCAAATTGGTGGTTGGCGATGGTACCCTGGATACTGGCGTAGCCCTAACGGTCGAGTTGGGTTCGAGCACCGCCGACGCCCTAGACATTCAAAATTCCTCGAACGTCAACTTCTTAACCGTTAGTAATACTGGAGCGGTCCTATCTAAAAACACTAGTAACTCAGCATCGGCCTTTGTGATCCAGAATTCGACTGGCACACCCCTCTTTACCGCTGACACTAGCGCCATGACTGTGACTGTCGCTGCCCTAACGGTTACTGGCGATATCACCGTCAACGGCCACATCGTTAGTGGTGGGACTGCGCCGACAGCTTCGGCTGGAGCGGCGGCTTGTACTTCGCCCGGTAGTCCTTCAGTTAGCGGCACTGACGTAGCTGGCACCGTTACCATTCAAGTTGGCACCAGCTGTTCCGGGGTGACGCTGCCAGGCACCGTTGTGACAGTCAACTTCCATACCACTTATGGCAGCGCTCCTCGAGTGGTCCTAACCCCGGCCAATACTGCCTCGGCTGCTATCCAGTACTTTAATGGCACAACTGGTGCCACTAGCTTCACAATCGATACTAATACTGCTCCAACTGATAGCGGCACCTACATCTATAACTATCTAGTGATTAAATAACCTCAACCTGATAACAGGAGCACCACCTTTTCTTACAGGAGTCAACAGGTTGACAAGAGGTGAACCATTAGCTTAATCTGGAGATATTAACTAAACAGGGAATAACACTGTGGCAGCATATCAACACACGAACTCGAAAGGTCAGCTGTATTACCTGCACATGCGCGACGTTACCCTAAAGGGTGGCCGCGTGCAGCGGATTTACTTCTTTGCTCGAGCTGAGGGCGAAGGTGCCTGCGAGGATCTACCGGCAGGTTACATGGTTATCGAGAACGCCAGAACCGGTCTGCCGATTCTGAAGAAGTCCGATCGCTAAAAGACAAACGGTATAAGCAAAAAACGCCCCTCGGGGCGTTTTTTGATTTTATTAATGATTTTCTACTAACTTCTCTCCCCAGCCCATTTTTTGTGTAAGCTCTCTCTTCTTACTCCCATTACGACTACTAACCTAGTCGATACAAAAAAATGGGCTGGGGAGTTTATCTTTTGTTTCAAATTGAGCAGATTGCTCAGTCTATATCTCCCCTTACTTAGTCCTTCGCAATCCGCTGCATAGAAAAAGATAATGGTCGTTCGGCCTAAGCAAACTGTCTCCCCAAGGTCTTACTAGATCTTTTAAGATCCAATTAACTAGCCAGTTTGAGAGGCCGAACGACAAAGACGCAGGGCAGGGGGTATGGGAGGAGGAAGAGTTGGAGCGGGAGAATTGAGTTGGTGAAATAGCATCCTTTAAATTACCCAGTTGACCGCCATAGGCCTGACGGGTAATAATAGTATCATCACATCAACCAAAAGAAGGGAAACCAAAGATATGGACGATATGCCCAAGACTGACGACGACGCGGCAACCACTGGTGCTCCAGCTGGCGACGACACTGCTAGCGATGACACTACTACCGCTGCACCTATGGGTGGCGACGACGCTGCTGGCGATGACGCTGGCGACGACGCTGAGAAGCCCGAAGCAGCCTAAGAAGGTTGACGTAAATAAAAAGGCCCTCATCCGTGAAGGTCTTTTTATTATGCCAAAAATATCCATTTATAAGTAAAGACCCCGCCGGCCCCCAGCTCGAATTGTCGGCTGAAGGCTAGCGGGGCTGGTGGGCTAACTAGTCCACGGGACACCGTTCTCGGCCTCCTCGGCGGCAGCTTCGCCGATTCGGTATCCCAATAGGTACTGGGGGTTATCGCCGATTTTCGGGCGGCCGCTGCGACCATCGTCGTTGCCGGCCTCCCAGGCCGTCATTGCGGCGGTGAAATCTGGGTCGTCGACCAAAAACGGGCACTTCGTGTCGTGCGCACCTTTGGTAAAGTGGCACAGTCGGCAACGGTCCATCACGCCTCCTTAGTGGCTATTCACCAACGCGATACCGAAGATGATCCCGATCGAGATCGCGGCGAGCATGAACAAGATGAACTGAGCCAGCGATTTCTTCTCGCTCTCGCCGTCGGACCAGTCGACTCCAAACAAGATCATTGCGCCTCCTAATGAGTCGACTCTGCCGGGACCGGCTCGAGCTTTATCTTGAGCTCCTCGGCCAACTTTCTGGCTCGGCGGGGGTGTTCCTTGGCGTAGACCCGCAGCTCCATAACCGCTTCTTCCAGCAGGAGCCTGTCCAGCTCAGGATCGACTCCCGGTCCGGACTGGAGCGATGCAACGTACTCATTCTGGCAAAGCGTGATGTAGCTGCGGATGCTGGCCTCAGTCTGCCTGAGCGCCCTTGGTCTATAGAGGAGCATTATGACCACCCCTTGAGTGTGTGGGAAGTTGCGGAACTAGATCGAACGCTTCAACGCTTACTCCAATGCGGAGCCGACCTCTGTCATCGGTGCAGCGCCACAGGTAGTTACCCGTGTCTGGATCCTTAACAGCCGATGTTGCCGCACCACCACAGCGCTGCAAAGATGCTGTGGTATCGTGTCGGTCCATGAACGAACACTGCATGAACAGCTTCGAGACCTCGATCAGCGGCAATCCGGTGACTAGGTCGATGCGAAGCTCCCGGCTGAGCCGCTGCGCCCACTCCGGGTTGTTTGCTATCACATCCCGACGTTCGGCCAAGGTTTTTTGGAGATGAAAGCGCTCGAACCCTTCGTCGGCTTCGGGTCGCTGACAATTTGCCACCCGTTCTCTGATTTCAGCTTCGGCGTCCGAGCGCCGGGCGATTTCCAGATCCGTGGCCATCTGCGTCCTTTCGCTAGATTGGTCAGGTGCGTCTTACGAATGTTTATCAAAATATAACAAAACTCATGATAAGTCAATTAATAATTGGCCAAAAAAGCAAGGCGCCCCTCGGACGCCTCGCTCCGGCAGCTGCCGGATTAGCAAGGCGCCCAAAGGGCGGTGGAGGTTTAGAGGGCCTCCTGTCCTCGTTCGGCATTGACCTCGTCGAGTAAGGCGAAGGCATCGGCCCTGACCACATCGTCGTCGATCAGCGCCGTCACGTAGCGCCGGAGGTTCATATAGACAGCACTCTTGACGACTGGAGGCATGCCGTTGCAATAGTCCTCGATGGCCAGCGCGACCATGTTGACAACCCCCATGCCATTGAGCTCACGACCGGCGCTCCTGAGAATGAGCGGGTAGAAACGTTCAACAGCGTGCGGATCGTCCATGACACCGGTGAGCCGCTGCAGCATGTCGTCGCGCTCGGGCAGTCGGATGGTTTTCAGGTCGGTTGGCACTTGGATCTCCTTTTTCGGGTCAGTGCGGTCTAGCACTTCAGCTCGCCTGCCGCGACCTCCAAGAGATTTCCTCAAGAATGAACGCGGCGATCAAACAAATGCACCAGACCAGTGTTATGACCTGGTTTTGAGGCGTCACGGTTCTGGCGGTTGGTGGAAGGTGAGCCATCGTCAGGTAGACGAAGGCTGCTCCCGTCCCCAAAGCGCTGACCAGAACCACCGACAAGTAAAGCACGTGGGTAATGCGATGCTGCATTAGTGCCATCCTTTCGTAGTTGCTCGAGAGTTACCCTCAGTTCTCTGAGCCCATCGATATCATGGCATCACCGATCCAGTACAAGCAACGCCACCACCAGTGGGTGGGTCGAGCGCCCTCGCGCAAGTAAACGGCCTCCGATCCGTTTGAGGGGGAACCATCGCGATTGAGAGCAGGCCCCAGAGTGACGTTGTCAGCGCCGTAGCGCCGGCAAAGTCGATGGATGAATTCGCCGCTCGAGCGCTCGGTGTCGAGTCGAACTATCGGGTAGTTACCCAAGAATTTGAATCCGGGGATGGCCCGAATGGCGTCGATGTCGGGGTGAGCAGGAGGGAGATCGTAATCCATTCTGTGTCCTTCTGTCGAAAGCGCGGACAAGGTGTGAATATTTCAAAGAATGAACAAAATAGTATCATAATTATTGCGGTAAGTCAATTACTTGGTGGACTTGGTCGAATCTCGATGGAACCATATCAAGAGCGAGCTAATCGAGTGGTATCGGGTTCTCAAGGACAGCCCTGGGCTGAGTACTACCAGCTTGGCAGTGAACTCCTAAAATGCGAACGCCCCTGAGCGCTCGCATTCTTAGTGCGAGCACCCAAAGGGCGTGAGGACCAGAGGGTTTTATGCCTCCAGAAGTGCTTCGATCAGTGTGCCTTCCTTGAATTCCCCGTCAGGGTATTCGTAGTGCACGGCGG from Candidatus Saccharimonadales bacterium encodes the following:
- a CDS encoding carbohydrate binding domain-containing protein is translated as VGGVVTIQGGAGGATSGAGGGVQIFAGSATSGPGNGGNIDITAGTGAGAAAGGTITLTGGTISSFSGGKITISGGNNGAGFLTLQGGNSTGAGLPNGGNVLIQGGTNDAGLGTPGRVIVRPQASNDAVSIFVVENTNQANLINVDSSTTANLILNPDFENTTTGWALKGSATIARDTSNRVQGNSSLAITTTAAANDGAKYTGFQLAGSTTYTFHFFAKLSTGSMTTFKAGRSDNGSTDTDCLTAQTVTTTWTRFECTFTTGTVSGTRYVYVKQSDAVARTIYIDAVQLEQSSSATSFSPGGALQLLGLIDSPVRIKPLEDSSRVFNIQNSAGANIFNVDTTSSIVTLGQSANSNAVQVGSNNSGSLLVTPSANASAGVSITGTRGKLVVGDGTLDTGVALTVELGSSTADALDIQNSSNVNFLTVSNTGAVLSKNTSNSASAFVIQNSTGTPLFTADTSAMTVTVAALTVTGDITVNGHIVSGGTAPTASAGAAACTSPGSPSVSGTDVAGTVTIQVGTSCSGVTLPGTVVTVNFHTTYGSAPRVVLTPANTASAAIQYFNGTTGATSFTIDTNTAPTDSGTYIYNYLVIK